The following nucleotide sequence is from Populus trichocarpa isolate Nisqually-1 chromosome 11, P.trichocarpa_v4.1, whole genome shotgun sequence.
TCAAGggtgttttgttgttttcagtgagtaaatttcatcaatttttggGCTAGAGGAAGGAGAAGATTGGTGATTCTTGGAGCAAGAAGCCATGGCCATGATAGCAATGAAGAGAGTGCTAGAGAAACTGGCTTCCTTTGTAGCACAAGAAACTCGGTTGCTAGGAGGACCTTGGGGAGGAATCGATGAGCTAAGGGATGATTTATACAGCATGAAATCTTTCCTTCAGGATGCAGAAGCAAGAAGTGAGAGTGATCAAGGACTGCAAATTTGGGTGAAACAAGTGAGAGATGTGGCTTATGATGCTGAAGACATTCTCGAGCTCCGCTCAGCACCACCTCAAGGAAGTGGTTTTATCCATTCTCTTTGCAATTCCTATCGTTACATCCGTAAATTAAGGGCTCAACATCGGCAGGCAGTCCAGTTACAGAGCATTAAGGCAAGGGCAAAGGCCATTTCGGAGAGAAGAAAGTAGAAATGCATTTTCTTAGAATAAAGTAGACATGGCTACAACCTCCAGCCCTACGGTAGAGAAATGGCATGACCCCCGGTTAGCTTCTCTTTACATAGATGAAGCTGCTGTTGTGGGAATTGAGAACCCTAAACATCTGCTGATTTCATGGCTAgtagaaggagaagaaaagctCACCAGTATCTTGGGTGGGAGGATTGGGAAAAACAAACCTCGCCAAGAAAGTTTTTGATAGCCAAGCCATCAGAAGATGCTTTGATTGTCATTCCTGGGTTACTGTTTCCAAGTCATTTTCACCCACAGAGCTTCTACGAGTTGCCCCGTAAGCTTACTGGAGGCAACTAAAGAACCAGCCCCAGAGAAATTGGAATCGATGAACGACTTCCAATTGATTGGTGCACTATGGAAACATCTACAACAAAGGAGGTAGTCATTGTTTTCGATAATGTATGGAGTGTAAATGCTtgggaaacaataaaatatgcATTTTGTAACTGTAGCAGCAGAGTAATCTTCACCACTCGTTTAAGCAAACTGCCTGAATCTATAGACAGTACTGGCCATGTTTATCAACTCCAACCTTTACCAGAGAAAGAAGCTTGGAATGTCTTCTGAATATgtcagagaataatataaattatattctaaaatctcatctaatagtttaaattattaggttaagatggttttttgacatggtatcagagccttaaaatgattaaacagtcacgagtttgaatctcataatcattatttatttgataaaaattaagcacaaggtaaagtgagtctgtacaagtttcaaacctaaagggctttcacttgagagggtatgttagaaaataatataaatcatattatggGATCtcatctaacaatttaaactattgagttgagatggttctttgaccgGAAGCCTTTAGAGGAGAACATAAGACTGTTTTCCCTCCAGAACTCGAAGAGATGTCTCGAAATATCTTGAAGAAGTGTGAGGGGTTGCCACTTGCTATCCTAGCAATAGGAGGCCTGCTGtcgaagaaggaaaaaaacaggtTTGGAATGGAAGAGAGTTCTTGAAAGACTAGCTACAGAACTGAACAGTGACAGCAACGTAACAAGAGAGTTTCCATGAAAAATTAACTTCAACAAAATGATAAGCAAGCCTTCAAAACAAGAAGATAATATCTACGTAATTATTATATGTATAACGATCAATATGTTTGTAGACATCCATGGAGTTGCTTTACCATAATATTCCGAACTAGAATACAACGAAAATAGCAGTCCCTAACATGACATTAAGagatataatttcaattaatatatttgtattcATAAGaacatgggaaaaaaaaaaaaaaaaaactcttatagaAACTTACGTGCACCTTCCACAAAAGATTAATAGAGAGAAATGTCCGCCTTTAGATATTTTCAAACCCAGTCGAATTCTAATCATTTGGCTTAATTAATGCACTCTCCTTTCTCACAATTAAATAGGGATTCACAATTTCCTACTAGTTCTTTCGCCAAACGATGTGTAATCACACTAGGGTTTCACTAGTTTTGTTTACCTGCTAGGCTGCATgccataacatttttttatcaggaaaaaaaaactagttctgtgcaagtgtatttttaaaaaaaaacttggggtgtagatttgattgagaaaaaaataatggtattatttaattaaataataaaaaatagataataatagtaaataaatcaacttaaaaaaaaattatggtaacctgaaaaaaaaaaaggtcaaagaataaaccaatagaaaaaaaaaattgaagtctaattctaaaaaatataatgtagaACGATGAAATCTAAAagaatatcaatataaaaaataccaaaaaaatacacaataaaCTAAATTCTACAACCCAAATCATGTGAATGAGATAACCCACTGAAAGGCAAACAGAGAAACATTGCAAAGCTCAATTCTAAaacaacctaatgttgaagaacaaaaaacaaacaatattaaatttgaaaaaagcaacccaaaaaaaaaagagccaacCCACAAAGTCCTATTTCTAAGTGATGGGAgaaaggaaattgaaaaaaatcacaaattcaaatattaaaaaaccatcaaccttgaaggatggaatcaaaaagaaaatttagtcCCAAGATatataatgttgaaaaataaagttggaaaaaaatattaatctaaaaaattttccaaaataaatccaataaaaaacaacaaataaaaagactcgagATAATCCAGGTCAGtttgaaatttcataaaaaaaaaatcctatagaaagtagataaagaaagaaaaaagtttgatcactaataatataaatgatgaaattgaaaaaaacataaatttaaaaaaatgacaagaaacCAAGCAAACATGGATGAACCTTCTAGACCTGGACTAATGTCTTAAACTCGTAATCAATGAAATCCTCAACCCGAGCTGGACcaagaaacttaattttcaaccatgttaatattgaaggatgaaatgaaatcaaattaaaaaaatagcgaaagaaaatttaacaaagaactaCAAATAGAAAAACCTAAGATAACTTGGGTCATTTTCAAattcagagaaaaaaatatacaaaaaaaaataaataaaaaataatgggtCTCGGTCTCTAATTGAATAAATGCATAAGGACAAAACTGAAACAACACGAgcttaaagaattgaaaaaaaaacaaagcgaACTCGGGCGAACCTCCTAAATCTCGATTAATCTTTAAAACTCGCAACTCGTGAAATCCTAGATCTAaactcaatcaagaagcttaattcttagctaatttaatattgaaaaataaaactgaaaaaaaatattaatttaaattcttttcaaagtaaataaaatagcaataaaaagaataaggatcatatttgataggaaaaaaactcaaaggagaatgaaattgtaaaaaaaaaaacaattagaaaaatttaaataaaaaaataacaatcaaaataataaggactaattttgaaagattaaaaaatttaagggggatgagattgaaaaagagttttaattttataaattattaaaaaaattatttcaaatattgaaggatgagatcAGAAAGAAAACATTCGTTTAAGAAATtagcaacaaaaagaaatttaacaaagaatgacaaataaaaagacccaaGATAATCcaggttattttaaaaatagtgtaAAATTCtacaaaaagtaaataaataaatataacaaaatctagtatcaaattgaataaatgttaaaggataaagcTAAGAAAAGATCTCTAAAACTTGTAGCCCATAAAATCCTAGATTTATATTCAACTAAGAAGCTCAATtatcaactaatttaatatacaaggatgaaataaaaaaaatataaaattcaaaataaaaatatagcaatgattaaaagaatgagaatcacatttgataggaaaacaaactgaagaaggataaaaaaaaataaaaattatcccaaataaaacaaacaacaataaaaaaaataggaaccaAATTTGGaaggttaaaaaattaaagagggacgaaactaaaaaaatatttctaattctataaattattcaaaattaaacaaatagtaattaaaagaatattgactaaatttgaagataaaacaaattcaagggGGTGCTTTGAAATTTGATGgatgaaataaattgaaagtgaatgaaattgtttttttaattttacaaattattttaaataaagtaaatagtaatcaaatgaatatagatcaaatttaaaggaaaaataaattgaagagttaCTTTGAGAATTTGAAAGGTCAAACGTGAAAATTGAGGAGtatataaaagaagagaaaagaaagacaaaaaagaaaggctATTGACACTAAATTGGAGCTCTGTTGGTCACATGTATCACCTAGGAATAAATAGGTCATTGAGATTATGCAAACCATATTATTGGCATCTTTGGTGGTTGTAACGCTCCGCATGCATCACTTTAGAACTTTAGAGCAGTGGATGCATTATGCGTtaacaagtttttgtttttaaattatattttatatttattcaaagtTTAAATTGACTATTAGTTAACTTGATTATAGTAAAAACAATCacgatgaaaatacaaaaaagaccCTAAATATCAGTTAATACTTGATTATAGTAAAAACAATCacgatgaaaatacaaaaaagaccCTAAATatcagttaaattttttttgcttttaatagtaatttaataattttactatgttaaaaaagtaaaaagtaaaaaaaaaaccctagatgtcaattgaataaattatgtttttaaaggtaatttaatcattttgttatgtttgaaaaagttaaaaagattGATTTACCCCCGATCAATATGAAAATGACTAATGAACTTTGAAAAAGACTATACTGTCCCTAATAGCtagttgattgatttttttagaaagggtaaaatgataattatacTATTGTGGGGAATAGTTATATATGTTTAGGTACATCATAAATTTGCTTTATGTTTTagcatgtttttaatttgttatttttgtggtttttaTCATGGATTAGTACTAGTTTTTAGTGAAAATAGCTTGATTTGATGTTAATTAGAAgtaatttgtttgatttcttaAATGAAATAtggtatttattttcttctttgtgtCTTGAGAAGTTTCGTGATTAGTTGGTGGAGTAGTTATATGATTGACCATGTTGAAATAGTGttgtaattgaatttatattatttatttttattatccaaaAGGTTTTGAGTAGGATCTTCATTttgtatcaaaagaaaaaaaaaagttattaatctTTATTTGGTTTGGCCTAAAGCTAGGTTAAACGTTGCTGAGATAATTTTGgttaattaaaatcatatatttttaattttttttataaaaaaaataaaatgatgttgttttgaatatatatatatatatatatatagtaaaattaaattttaactggGTTTGATTTGAGTAATCACGTTGTGAATTGATTAGCTGAATTGTTTGTGTTTAATTGAGTCAGCTTTAATAACGAtgaaaaagggataaaaatgatgaaacatttctaaatatgagttttaaatctttattGGCTGggaattatgaagcttaattaacATGATAGAATCTCATCATGACTTGAAAAATGAACTAATAGAGATTTGCATTGATCTTTTGACTCGATTCGTGATTCTGAATCTAACCAGGAAAAGGAATATAACACACTCTAGCGTCCAAGAAGTTAATCAAATGGTAACTCATTAAGAAAAAGCTTAAAATCTTATTACATGATTATAAGTTGAATGAAGAATGCAATCCAATTGAGGAGGACTAGAAGAGGGATCtgatcaaattaaagaaaactggAAATTAATAGGCTAAGCTTGAGTTGCATTACGGTCATGATGCCGAGAATTGTCTCTGGCTGTAGCAGTGGCGGATACATAATAGGAAACTGTGAAGAGTCCATGAACAAAACACAGAATGCCTCCAATTGACAGAACACGATTATGTGATAGTCCacataattttcttgattttgagtTCGCCATTGTCCCTATGATCAGCAATGAGAACCCAATTGCCAGTATAATCCTGATATGCTCAGAACAGAAGTATGTGTATGTCAGAATCAAGTTTTGAGTTTGTGCAGTGTGTAGGTTTTGTTGTTTTGACAGTACATACcatgagaagaaaagggaagcgACAGCTAGTTGCTTGTTAGCAGATGCCTTGTTGAATTCTTCCTTGGAGCACATGCAAGTGCAGCCACCAAGCAAGGTAGCAACGACATGAGCAAGGGAAAGAAGTATCACCGCAGCCAAGCCTAGCTTGAAAGCTTGATGACTTGGGTCTCTACAGTCAAAAATCCACATCTTTAAATGCTTCACCTGAATTAAGACCACCCAAATGAAGAAATGATCAGAAACCAAAAGCTGAAGGAGAAATTGATACAAGGTTTGGATTCAAATCCGAACTGGTTTACCTTGTTTTGAGCCATCTCAGCTTCAATCCCAAGTATGCCAGCAACAACATCCAATGCCATGATTAAGAGACAAACCAGAAAGCCAATGTTTTTggccatttttcttttcaagattgACAAGAGGTGACAGTTTTAAAGAAGCTTGTGAACAAGGAGAAGACAGGCAGGGGAAATCTTTATAAGGAATTTGTCTTTCTTTATAAGCAAGCTTCATGAAAGGCATAATAAGAATAAAGTTGAGATTAGCAATAGATATGAGAAGGATTAGCTGTGAGTTATGAGTGAAAAAGTTTCTTTTGTCTCGACATTtctctttattctttcttttgctgCTTCTTTCCAAATTCTGATTCTTTTCATGGGAGACAAGGAAAGTTGAGGCATCACCAGCAAGGTATATTAGCATTGATGTGCACGCAGGACAACTAAGAAGAGATCCTACCTCGAAATCCTAACTCACACAATACTAAAAGTGATGTTCTAGATCTatttcaaaaggaaaagaactTGAGGTTATGGTGAAAAGCCTCTCATTCATGTGAAGTTCAAGAATAATTTATGCGTTGTCCATATAGATCCATACATCAATGTTCCAATCTTTTTCCTATGATTTAAAATTtcacaatattttatatgtaattccCAAAAGAACTCAATTATCTTTATAATTAAGtgtatatttggtatttttatggTGCAAAgtacttttcaattaaaaatatatcaaaataatatatatttttatatatttttaatattattatattaaaatcattaaaaaaaacatcaatttaatgttttttaagtgaaaaatattttaaaaaaataacacaatgcCATGAAGTTTACAAATCAATCTATAtcttttgaatatatatatatatatatatatatatatatatatatatatatatatatatattgttgtattttaagtattttttaaggtAATGTAGAACaaaatgtgagaaaaaaaaagaaaatgactaaaaaaggATGTGACTAGGtgttttatctttatttgttgCTGTGCTTTTAAGTAATCcttaatcttttatataaattaaattaaaaggttaaaataatattagtatTAATAAGATTGAATgtgtaataaaatttatttatatataaaaaaatgaagcaacgtttcatttttatttacgcttaagaaaaaaatattttttattttatttttacaattacaAAACTACATAGTATAATAACCACTTGTCTTCCTTTTTTCCTcacatatttaaatatatgaatttaatcaaattataattaactaatatttttttaaaaaaatccaaaacaaacacaaagaattgaagaattactataaagaaaaagattgataaaaaataaaagaaaaattaaggataATGGTATCAATGTCCTCAACTTCACCCTAACATAATAGTAATATCTCAATCATTCTTATAAAAgtaagtttaagaaaaatatttttaattacgggtttaaaaaataaattttaaaatatatatatatttaattaaaactattttgagataaatttatgtaaattgatggattttgtaataaaaataaaaaagaaatcatataaatctaaatttaaatttaaagtaattaaCAAGTATGTTAacttaaactaaaaaaggatctcattgaaattttttaatatattgaggATCTAATCAAGACAACAAATAAGTTAGAGATCTAATTAAGATTGAGATTATAGCTTGAGGACTCTTTTGAGGTTTGTCCAAAAAAGTGAAGTCCAGACATGGATTGGATTGCTGTCACATCAGTTCTACACTTGTCAGTCTGTGGGAGTCTTGCACAGAGAATTGATCACAAATCAAGTTTCCGCCTTTTCTCTCTAGAAGAAGCCGGACACTTCTCCTGAGAGAGCAAGGAAGAATAATAGGAAACAGAGTTTCTTTTGCTTCACAACAGTAAGGGGAAGGGAAAGGAGAAGGGAAGATGTCATCATCCTCAGTGTATTACCAATGGAAGAGCTTCGAGGAAGACGAAGATCGACCAGAGAAGCCTCGTAGATTTGGAGTTACAGAGATGAGAGGCCCTCAGTATACTCTTTTAAGCCAGAACATGCTTCAAGTATGTTTAAAGAATCTACCATTTTTTTCCCTCGTCTTTTAActtgcaaagtttttttttttttttttttgtatgtttgacacatctttcttatatttttttttagttatttttaaaatgttttgaaaaacacCGTTCCGAATGCTTTATCAAATAGCtcttaaaaaacacttttatcaCAGTCTCAGTTAGCTCTTTGATTTTGATGGATGTCCATCTTGTCATTTGGTGGACTAACTTATTATTGACTGAATTTAAGGAAATGAAATGCTAGCTCTGTGTGTTTTTGCTAGGAATCACCATGTGTTTGATGTAGTTTAACAATATGCTGTGGCTTTTTGTTAGGAATCTTTTTTTCCCCCGAGGGGATGTGTTAATTTTAGGGTGATAGAGAATCATTTGAAGTGTTTCTTGATTGACCCAAATAGAGTTAGAgcaataataatttgaaaattactAAGTCTAGCTAGGAACTTCAAAAGTGAGAAATATCGAGAAAGATTTGCAAGTTAAGAattgaaaattagttttgaGCATTTTGTTACGATTTGTTCTAAGGGGTGTTTCTGCAATgccatcattttgtttttcgtAGAATGCTTATTGGAGAAGTCTAACTATGTAAAGTCATGGAATTTGAGTCTCTACTTTGCTTCTACTTATGCATACTCACACAGAGCTTGGCAGGATGTTTTTGAGACAATGGGGCAGTTTGTTGATGGACTGAAATTCTCTGGAGGTTCTCATAGTTTGATGCCTAAGTCTTTTATTAAAGAAGTGGTTGACATGGCCCACAAACATGATGTGTATGTTAGTACCGGTGATTGGGCTGAGCATTTGCTTCATAAAGGTCCAACGGCTTTCAAAGAGTATGTTGAGGtgagggagagaagagagatTGATTATAACACGTGTGCGTGCACACacatttataattgttttataatgttttattggACAGTGATTT
It contains:
- the LOC7495297 gene encoding protein DESIGUAL 2, which codes for MAKNIGFLVCLLIMALDVVAGILGIEAEMAQNKVKHLKMWIFDCRDPSHQAFKLGLAAVILLSLAHVVATLLGGCTCMCSKEEFNKASANKQLAVASLFFSWIILAIGFSLLIIGTMANSKSRKLCGLSHNRVLSIGGILCFVHGLFTVSYYVSATATARDNSRHHDRNATQA